In Nitrososphaerota archaeon, the genomic stretch CTGGAGAAGATCACTTCGATGTATTCTACAATCGCTCGACAGGCCTACTTCGTGGTCTTCGAGAGCCAGGCCCATCCGGCGGTCAACGAAGGGGCGACGGTTTCAGACCTCTGCACTCTGTACTCCAAGAGCCTGCGGGATCAGTTCGGGTCAGCCGTGGAAGTGCCCGAGGAGTTCAAGTGGGAATGGACCTACATCCCCCACATCTTCCACACTCCTTTCTACTGCTACGCCTACGCCTTCGGGAACCTGCTGAGTCTCGCGCTCTACGACGCTTACTCGAGGGAGGGAAGGGAGTTCGTTCCGAAGTATCTGAAGCTCCTTGCATACGGCGGGTCCAAGAGCCCTGCGGGGATCCTGGGGGAGGTGGGTGTGGACATCTCGTCGGCGAAGTTATGGGAGAGCGGCTTCGGGGTCATCCGACGGATGGTCCGAGACCTCCAGAAGCTCTGAAGAAAACGCAGAAATAAGCTGGCTGTGCCGCGACAGCCGTTGAAGCTGGGAGAAGCCAAGGACCTCGCGGAGACAGCGGTTTCCACCTCCCTGTCTGCCGGTGCAAGCTACGCTGAGGCCAGGGTCCAGACCACTAGGGGGAGGCAGTTCCTACTGAAGAACGGGGAGTCCCAGCCCTCTTTCTTCGCCGAGGGGTACGGCATCGGGATCCGGGTCATTTCTCGAGGCGCTCTTGGGTTCGGGGCCACGAACGACATGAAGGCCGCCGTCGTGAGAAGCCTTGCGAAGGGTACCGTTAAACTGGCGAACGCTTCAGCCCCGGCGCTCACTCACCCCATCGCCTTCGACGAATCGAAGGCGGCGAGGACAAAGTGGGCGGCTCCCGAGAAAGAAAAAATCGAGAACGCAGATTCCGCATGGCTGAGGAGCGTCCTCCTGGACATGGAGAAGAGGATAGCCGGGAGGAAGGCGGGGGTCAAGATCCCGGGGAGGCTCCTGGGGCTCGGCGCAGAACTCGAAGAGAAGTACTACGTCAACAGCGATGGGGCGAAGGTCGAAGCGAGGCTTCCGAGGATCCTGTTCTTCGGGTCACTGACCGCCATGGAGGGCGGGGCGGCGGCCCAGAGGTTCATCCAGCAGGGGGAGACCGGAGGACTCGAGGTAGTCAAGAGGATCAAGCTGGTGGAGAAGGTGGAGGAGGAGGCTAAGACTCTGGGGAGGGTACTGAAGACAGCCAGGAAGTCTCCCACGGACGTGGTGGACGTCGTCCTGAGCCCGGAGCTCTCGGGGATCGCAGCCCACGAGTCGGTGGGCCATCCTCAGGAGGCAGACAGGGTGCTTGGGAGGGAGGGAGCACAGGCAGGCGAGTCCTACCTGAAAGCCGACAGCCTGGGCAGGAAGATCGGAAGCGAGGAGGCCAACGTCAGCGACGACCCGACCCTGGTCCACTCCATGGGCTACACCCCCGTCGACGACGAAGGGGTCGAGGGGAAGAAGAGGAGGCTGATCAAGGACGGAGTGATCAGTGAATTCCTCCAGAACCGGACGACGGCGAAGGAGTTCGGCCTGACGAGCAACGGCGCGTCGCGCTCGGTGGGGTTCGACAGGGAGCCCATTATCAGGATGTCGAACACGTTCGTCGAGCCGGGGGACTACTCCACGGACGAGTTGATCCATGAGGTGAAGCATGGAGTCTTCTTCAAGACCTTCACAGAATGGAACATCGACGACAAGAGGCTCAACCAGAGGTACGTGGCGCTGGAGGCGTACTTGATCGAGAAGGGAGAGGTCAAGGGCCTAGTGAAGTCTCCGGTGCTCGAGATCACTACCCCCAAGCTGTGGGGGAGCGTCAAGGCGAGGAGCAGGCACATGGAGTACGAGGCGGCAACCTGCGGGAAAGGAGACCCTCAGCAGGGCGCGCCGGTCTGGACGGGCGGACCTGAGACTCTCTTGGGCGGGATACGGCTCGGAGAGAGGTGACCTGAGGATGGACCTGGATTCGCTCAACGAGAACGCGGTTTCGACGGCCATGAAACTCGGGGCAGAGGACGCTGTGGCGCTCAGCGCCATAGGGAAGGACAGGATGATCAGGTTTGCTAACAATTCGGTGACGACCGTGAACCAGGTCGAGGAGGCGGAGCTGACGGTTTACCTCGCGAAGGCAAAGCGGAGGGCCATAGCTTCCACATCGAACCTCGAACCGTCGAGCGTAAGGAAGTTCGTCGGCGACCTCTTTGGCTCTTTGAAGGGGCTGCCGGTGTCGGAGTACGTGCCGCTCCCGGACAGGGCACTCAGGTTCTCACCAAGCCCGCTCGGGGTGGACAAGAAATTGGAAGGAGCTGGGAAGGAGCTCCCCGAACTGGCGAAGAGCGCAATCTCAGCATCGCTGGCTGCGGGGGGGAAGAGGTCGGCAGGAGTGATCGACACCGGGACAGTCATCTACTCGATCCTGACCTCCACTGGTACCAGGGGCTCGGACTCCAGGGCCTCGATCACCCTGAACATCAGGTCGTTCGCCGAGAAGGATGCAAGCGGCCACGGGCTGTCCTGCTCTTCGACCTTCGGTGGCTTCGACCCTGAGGAGGCCGGTAGGAGGGCGGGGACAGATGCGAAAAAGATGGTGACTGCCTCGGAGCCGGAGGCGGGGAGCTACAACGTAATCTTCAGCCCGACGGTCGCTTCCAACATTGTGGAGACGGTGGCGGGGGCGGCGTCGGCCTTCTCGGTCGATTCGGGAGTCTCCTATTTGGCGGAGAAGATCGGCAAGAAAGTCGCTTCGAAAGCGTTCAACCTGACCGACCATGGGACCGTCAAGGGAGGTCTGGGCGGAAGGGTCTTCGACGACGAGGGGACGAAAACGAAGTCGACCCCCATAATCAAAGGCGGAGTCCTGAAGAGCTATCTTCACAACCTGACCACAGCCAGGAAGTGGAAGACGGCGAGCACGGGGAGCGCCGGCTTCGTGGACCCGCACCCGTGGAACCTGGAGGTAGGGGCGGGGGACTCCTCCTTCGAGGAGATGGTGGGCGAAACGAAGAAGGGCATCATCCTCACAAGCAACTGGTACACCAGGTTCAAGAACTACAGGACCGGCGAGTTCTCAACGGTCCCCAGGGACGGCGCCTACCTGGTCGAAGGGGGGAAGGTCACGAGGCCCCTGAAGGGGATGAGGGCCGGAGATGACCTGGAACGATTCTTCTCGTCCGTGCGGCTCCTGTCGAAGAGCAGGGAGTGGATCCAATGGTGGGAGGTCGACACCCCGACTCTCTGCCCCTGGCTTTTGGTCGACGGCGTTAAGATAACAAGGGCCTACGGATAGACATCAGACATGAGCGACGGTGCACGGTAAGCCTCATTAAAGTACGGTTTCGTACACAGACTCGTGTGGCCGCGAATCAAGGAACAGTTCTCCAGGCAGGTCGTGCGGCCAGATGTGGTGCGGAAGATGATCGAGTGCGGGATGCGCGTCTCGGAGGACGACAAGATCTACGTAGGTGACGTCGAAGTCGACTATTCTGCCGTGGCCAGGGCCGTCGACGTAGACAGGAGGGTGGTCAAGCAGACGGCTCAGCAGATCCACAGGAACCGGTATCTCTACTCGATATTCTCCAGGACGAGACCCATGGGTGCGAGCCTCGTGGACCTGGTGTCCGTGCTCGGGTACAGCGCGCTGATAATCGAGGCTGACCCGAAGTCGCCGGGGGTGATGGCGGGGGTGGCAGAGATCCTATCAAGGCACGGAATGGTGGTCAGGCAGGCGATTGCCGAGGACCCCGAGATGGTTCCCGACGCAAAGATGACCCTGGTCATCGAAGGACAGCTCTCCGGACGAGCATTGGAGGAGCTGAACGCCCTGAAAACCGTGAAGAGCCTGAAGATCCTGAAGTAGATTGGCCCGACCGTTCGACGTCGCCGTAATGCACGACTTCTTCGTCGACAGGCTCGTCCGGACCAAGGACCTTTCGGGACTTCTGCGGGAAGTGGGGTCGAAGGCGAGGGCGGGTGGCGGGGGCATCCACGACGTCAGCCAGTCCGAGATCAAGGGGGGGAACGCGGTCAACCTGGCCCACGCCCTCGCGAAGTTGGGTCTGAGGACGCTGCTCATCACCCACACTGACAGCGTCCACGATGCGCTGTTGAGGGAGCCGTTCGAAGGCCTGGACGCGGAGGTGAGGGCCAAGCCGAAGCCACCGGGGTTGACCGTTGCGTTCGAGGAGAGGGCCAACGTGATGCTCGGAGAGGGGGGCGGCGCCGCGGATTTCGGCCCTGAACTGCTCGGCCCGGAAGACTGGGAGTCGTTGAAGACCGCCAGGCTTGTCTGCTCGGTGAACTGGGCCGCGAACAGGAGTGGGACCAGGCTTCTTTCGGAGCTTAGGAAGAGGCTTGGCCGGGCCAAGACGATCTTCTTCGACCCGGCGGACGTCCGGGACAGGCTTGATCGGTATCGCGAACTTCTGAAGCTGACCCGTGACCATCACCTAATCGATTGGATGAGCCTCAACGAGCAGGAGGCCCTAGCGACCTCGAAAGTGCTCGGGGTCGGTGGGAAGACACTTGAGGAGAAATGCCTTGGAATCGGCAGGACCCTGGGCATCGAACTGGACGTCCACACTGAGGAGGGCTCGATGACCCTGGAGAAGGGGAAGGTCGTCTCATTTCGGTCAGGGCCGGTCATTCCAAAGCGGCTCACGGGCGCGGGGGACGTATGGGGGGCAGCGACGATCTATGGTCG encodes the following:
- a CDS encoding carbohydrate kinase family protein: MARPFDVAVMHDFFVDRLVRTKDLSGLLREVGSKARAGGGGIHDVSQSEIKGGNAVNLAHALAKLGLRTLLITHTDSVHDALLREPFEGLDAEVRAKPKPPGLTVAFEERANVMLGEGGGAADFGPELLGPEDWESLKTARLVCSVNWAANRSGTRLLSELRKRLGRAKTIFFDPADVRDRLDRYRELLKLTRDHHLIDWMSLNEQEALATSKVLGVGGKTLEEKCLGIGRTLGIELDVHTEEGSMTLEKGKVVSFRSGPVIPKRLTGAGDVWGAATIYGRLKKVKAEERLRFANAAAAIYLRGREPVPPSLEQVLARAG
- a CDS encoding TldD/PmbA family protein, whose protein sequence is MKLGEAKDLAETAVSTSLSAGASYAEARVQTTRGRQFLLKNGESQPSFFAEGYGIGIRVISRGALGFGATNDMKAAVVRSLAKGTVKLANASAPALTHPIAFDESKAARTKWAAPEKEKIENADSAWLRSVLLDMEKRIAGRKAGVKIPGRLLGLGAELEEKYYVNSDGAKVEARLPRILFFGSLTAMEGGAAAQRFIQQGETGGLEVVKRIKLVEKVEEEAKTLGRVLKTARKSPTDVVDVVLSPELSGIAAHESVGHPQEADRVLGREGAQAGESYLKADSLGRKIGSEEANVSDDPTLVHSMGYTPVDDEGVEGKKRRLIKDGVISEFLQNRTTAKEFGLTSNGASRSVGFDREPIIRMSNTFVEPGDYSTDELIHEVKHGVFFKTFTEWNIDDKRLNQRYVALEAYLIEKGEVKGLVKSPVLEITTPKLWGSVKARSRHMEYEAATCGKGDPQQGAPVWTGGPETLLGGIRLGER
- a CDS encoding amino acid-binding protein; amino-acid sequence: MWPRIKEQFSRQVVRPDVVRKMIECGMRVSEDDKIYVGDVEVDYSAVARAVDVDRRVVKQTAQQIHRNRYLYSIFSRTRPMGASLVDLVSVLGYSALIIEADPKSPGVMAGVAEILSRHGMVVRQAIAEDPEMVPDAKMTLVIEGQLSGRALEELNALKTVKSLKILK
- a CDS encoding TldD/PmbA family protein; its protein translation is MDLDSLNENAVSTAMKLGAEDAVALSAIGKDRMIRFANNSVTTVNQVEEAELTVYLAKAKRRAIASTSNLEPSSVRKFVGDLFGSLKGLPVSEYVPLPDRALRFSPSPLGVDKKLEGAGKELPELAKSAISASLAAGGKRSAGVIDTGTVIYSILTSTGTRGSDSRASITLNIRSFAEKDASGHGLSCSSTFGGFDPEEAGRRAGTDAKKMVTASEPEAGSYNVIFSPTVASNIVETVAGAASAFSVDSGVSYLAEKIGKKVASKAFNLTDHGTVKGGLGGRVFDDEGTKTKSTPIIKGGVLKSYLHNLTTARKWKTASTGSAGFVDPHPWNLEVGAGDSSFEEMVGETKKGIILTSNWYTRFKNYRTGEFSTVPRDGAYLVEGGKVTRPLKGMRAGDDLERFFSSVRLLSKSREWIQWWEVDTPTLCPWLLVDGVKITRAYG